One genomic region from Accipiter gentilis chromosome Z, bAccGen1.1, whole genome shotgun sequence encodes:
- the MELK gene encoding maternal embryonic leucine zipper kinase yields MSADDYEEILKYYELHETIGTGGFAKVKLARHLLTAEKVAIKIMDKAALGDDLPRVKIEIDAMKNLSHQHICRLYQVIETSKKIFMVLEYCPGGELFDYIISKDRLSEEEARVFFRQIVSAIAYVHSQGYAHRDLKPENLLIDKEHNLKLIDFGLCAKPKGGLDYHLNTCCGSPAYAAPELIQGKAYIGSEADIWSMGVLLYALLCGFLPFDDDNVMVIYKKIMRGKYSIPKWLSPGSILLLNQMLQVDPKKRITVRDLLSHPWLMQGYSDAVQWQSKYPLGHIDEDCVTELSVFHKQSRESILELISEWKYDQMSATYFLLQSKKARGKHVCLRLPCLTGHASTTQSAGLKCEKPMTHEDMPDCSEVPHAFGSMEFSDESSLYEEPLLEEYNLNTCRTKQHSRHDAQLDDTEFTLSTPVTRKVASKKHENKENVDTESALRNEMPFALPAPKTPFAKNRIEAQVQTIPFQTPGFQESQFTTVSPIKKPTNPANTDELTAVEVLPEKRCHSVELDLNLAHMDSNQKKRKAKIFGSIERGLDKVITMLTPSKKRRFTRDCPRKLKAHCNVTTIQRLNPDELLNEVIAVLSKKHVEYVQKGYTLKCQTQSNFGKVTVAFELEVCQLSKSEEVGIRRQRLKGDTWLYKRLIEDILSSCQV; encoded by the exons ATGTCTGCAGATGACTATGAGGAAATTCTCAAGTACTATGAGTTGCACGAAACAATTGGAACAG GTGGGTTTGCAAAGGTAAAACTGGCACGACATCTTCTCACTGCTGAAAAAGTTGCAATAAAAATCATGGACAAAGCTGCTTTAGGG GATGACTTGCCTCGTGTTAAAATAGAAATTGATGCCATGAAGAATTTAAGTCACCAGCACATTTGCCGGTTGTATCAGGTGATAGAGACATCCAAGAAAATATTCATGGTCTTAGAG TACTGTCCTGGAGGAGAGCTGTTTGATTACATAATTTCTAAGGACCGCCTTTCAGAAGAGGAAGCTCGTGTATTTTTTCGGCAGATTGTTTCAGCAATTGCTTATGTTCACAGCCAGGGATATGCCCACAGGGATCTCAAACCA GAAAATCTGCTGATTGACAAGGAACATAATTTGAAGCTGATAGACTTTGGACTTTGTGCAAAGCCGAAG GGTGGCCTTGATTACCATCTGAACACATGCTGTGGAAGCCCAGCTTACGCAGCACCAGAGCTGATTCAGGGCAAAGCTTATATTGGCTCAGAG gcAGATATTTGGAGCATGGGAGTACTGCTGTATGCTCTACTGTGTGGCTTTCTCCCCTTTGATGATGACAATGTTATGGTTATCTACAAGAAGATAATG agaggaaaataCAGTATTCCAAAGTGGCTCTCTCCTGGCAGTATACTACTACTCAACCAAATGCTGCAG GTGGACCCAAAGAAGCGGATTACAGTTAGAGATCTATTAAGTCACCCTTGGCTCATGCAAGGTTATTCTGATGCTGTTCAGTGGCAAAGTAAATACCCA CTTGGACATATTGATGAAGACTGTGTAACAGAGCTTTCTGTGTTTCATAAACAGAGCAGGGAGAGTATATTGGAATTAATATCAGAG TGGAAATATGACCAAATGTCAGCAACATATTTCTTGCTTCAATCCAAGAAGGCTCGTGGCAAGCATGTTTGCTTAAGGCTTCCATGTCTAACAGGGCATGCCAGTACAACACAATCAGCAGGCCTCAAG tgtgaaaaacCTATGACACATGAAGATATGCCAGACTGCAGTGAAGTGCCACATGCATTTGGATCCATGGAATTTTCTGATGAATCTTCACTGTATGAAGAACCTCTGTTAGAAGAATATAATCTAAATACTTGCAGAACAAAGCAG CATTCAAGGCATGATGCTCAACTGGATGATACGGAATTCACACTGTCAACTCCAGTGACAAGAAAAGTGGCATCAAAGAAGCATGAAAACAAAGAGAATGTTGATACAGAGTCAGCTTTAAGAAATGAAATGCCCTTTGCGCTTCCTGCTCCAAAGACTCCTTTTGCAAAGAATCGGATTGAGGCGCAAGTACAAACCATACCCTTTCAGACACCTGGCTTCCAAG AGAGCCAGTTCACTACTGTCTCCCCAATTAAGAAACCCACAAACCCAGCAAACACAGATGAATTGACAGCTGTTGAGGTTCTTCCCGAAAAAAG GTGTCACTCAGTGGAATTGGATCTCAACCTAGCTCACATGGATAGCaaccaaaagaagagaaaagccaaAATATTTGGAAGTATTGAGAGAGGCCTAGATAAAGTGATCACAATGCTGACACCAAGCAAAAAGAGACGATTCACTAGAGATTGTCCAAGGAAACTTAAG GCACACTGTAATGTTACCACCATTCAGCGACTGAATCCAGATGAACTGTTGAATGAAGTAATTGCTGTTCTTTCAAAGAAGCATGTGGAATATGTTCAGAAGGG TTATACCCTGAAATGTCAAACGCAGTCAAATTTTGGCAAAGTAACTGTGGCATTTGAGTTAGAAGTGTGTCAACTCAGTAAATCTGAAGAAGTGGGTATCCGGCGACAACGGCTTAAAGGTGATACCTGGCTCTACAAGAGACTGATAGAAGACATTTTGTCTAGCTGCCAAGTGTGA